From a region of the Monodelphis domestica isolate mMonDom1 chromosome 8, mMonDom1.pri, whole genome shotgun sequence genome:
- the LOC103103250 gene encoding uncharacterized protein LOC103103250 isoform X3, which translates to MGRRHKKLPNANQAQLLPKGYHPAKKVVIPCSPHRSISLCPQDYQSRSALMPRLNHQSRTKGSSRPDHKTSATFSRNPKLGSEPAQLPQAVQQAGVMPRHQGNHQAPITPATGTAVLTLPCPDSWARVSAPPFPHSECPAALPLGSNHHVETPSAPDHFVKPPSDSDHLPMISNGCDHRAEDQSCPDHKPKTMPVPTLNHNFQPSAVLLQRPSPWTSASQGSRSRPKIASSLERYLNHWHRAIFSPLTCADWPGATPSDPDPCVKGITSRTSCPDQFLRPKTALLRHPEHNPWILKAPTSSCSIQQVRTTSVPSPCPNNREITTTFVPVQFPASPAENPPGLHFEAQDSTIPSAVQPDLQDIPLPNLSGTTEAPLIIPNHLQNKEPSCNSAHQAKTLLNSDHWPMVLPHLNCWATPQSSPDQSVVQYIDHQTKPPLRPDRHKLVAPPSPDTIFTESLSPLKIWAMPLLDSKHEMEVLPTANKLARPPAVPNQWLKAMSGPNAWEEVSMDCNHCIKAPLDTYQEKIESDPNHCAKAPLDTYQQGKIASHPNDWAQAPLDFYKHEEMASHPRHWDNAALQSDCRVTALQSPHCQDQIPPDKEHQADAVSTEHCDNTVMVLDNWVTTLSDTDQQVEIESDAIHWGKATVDPHHNSIGPLSPDNQTLISPDVGLQNEDIPDLEHQNGTKIVQDMITKSLPASCHWVEAIPDPKHYITPVDLHYETKTKIGLKNTIMDTPGHDHAVVLPVIPEHQNEDILKFCHQKDAESLLDLDYESKFVSDQESIDILDSDHQSKAQEVPVYGALLPLIPDCQEENLSDYNDQDDDVLLLPSSDTETLPPSDLDNDGKIPLRTNYQSNILPAFDHQTEEALDAPNQVTLPSILDKDFEILLNSDNCNKTLLFSQHQTMLSPDKPKLRQPSSCSEKGVVSSNQNQKAMQMSTNSKILDTVELNLQTPQRSCHWADVPLDSKHKVAHQQSISHQLTPPPRLKSLVEDHLDLRHQTETPPSCKHQVKCQPFMNNWARSPNPLTEDGKNKESAWCLTYIKPYTIEGGNISHRTINSIIRSIPQEKIKNDIYKQLLLQHMSECSNFENGLCLTSTYTVCLICASWIPYGCPHVQEMKDACKAQLLSISSLLPGSKEEMNVKFILQVPQLEAGCVFTVPYPDYGFSHHLHYKPGKSFHVPLGTSKSMTFLLQEPGTKLTWLDFIRGKPYHPYGKKLAGSQHSLLGKMHINSTREEGTRGSEKIFKSLLERFQKKRSAN; encoded by the exons ATGGGGAGAAGACACAAGAAACTGCCAAATG CTAACCAGGCTCAGCTCCTGCCCAAAGGCTATCACCCAGCTAAGAAGGTGGTGATCCCGTGCTCTCCACACCGCAGCATATCACTATGCCCTCAAGATTACCAGTCTCGCTCTGCACTGATGCCTCGTCTCAACCATCAGAGCAGAACCAAGGGGTCATCGCGTCCTGACCATAAGACCTCAGCGACCTTCTCTCGGAACCCCAAACTTGGGTCTGAGCCTGCTCAGTTACCTCAGGCTGTCCAACAGGCTGGAGTCATGCCACGGCACCAAGGCAACCACCAGGCCCCAATCACCCCGGCAACAGGCACTGCAGTTTTGACCTTGCCCTGTCCTGACTCCTGGGCCAGGGTATCTGCTCCACCTTTCCCACACTCCGAATGCCCAGCAGCCCTTCCACTGGGCTCTAACCACCATGTGGAGACGCCATCCGCCCCTGATCATTTTGTAAAACCTCCATCAGATTCTGACCACCTTCCAATGATTTCCAATGGCTGTGACCATCGAGCAGAGGATCAATCATGTCCAGATCACAAGCCCAAGACCATGCCTGTGCCAACACTAAACCACAACTTCCAGCCCTCCGCTGTACTACTACAACGGCCTAGTCCATGGACATCAGCTTCACAAGGGAGCAGGTCTCGGCCCAAGATAGCATCTTCCCTAGAGAGGTACCTCAACCACTGGCACAGGGCCATATTTTCCCCATTAACATGTGCTGATTGGCCTGGAGCTACACCATCAGATCCTGATCCTTGTGTCAAAGGAATCACTTCAAGAACCTCATGTCCTGACCAGTTTTTAAGGCCCAAAACTGCACTGTTACGGCATCCTGAACACAACCCCTGGATCCTCAAGGCTCCCACTTCATCGTGCTCCATTCAACAGGTCAGAACCACATCTGTGCCATCACCATGCCCTAACAACAGGGAAATTACCACCACATTTGTACCCGTCCAATTCCCTGCTAGCCCAGCTGAGAATCCACCAGGCCTTCATTTTGAAGCTCAGGATTCTACTATACCATCAGCAGTACAACCTGACCTCCAGGATATACCTCTACCAAACCTCAGTGGCACTACAGAAGCTCCTCTGATCATTCCGAATCACTTACAAAATAAAGAGCCTTCTTGTAATTCTGCACACCAGGCCAAGACTCTTCTCAATTCTGACCACTGGCCTATGGTTTTACCACACCTCAATTGCTGGGCTACACCACAATCATCTCCTGACCAGTCAGTTGTCCAATACATAGACCACCAAACAAAACCACCACTGAGACCTGACAGGCACAAGCTTGTGGCTCCACCAAGTCCTGACACAATCTTTACTGAGAGTCTTTCTCCTCTCAAAATTTGGGCTATGCCTCTACTAGACTCTAAACATGAGATGGAGGTTCTCCCAACTGCCAACAAACTGGCTAGACCTCCAGCTGTCCCCAACCAATGGCTTAAAGCTATGTCAGGTCCTAATGCTTGGGAAGAGGTGTCAATGGATTGTAATCATTGCATAAAAGCTCCATTAGATACTTACCAAGAAAAGATAGAATCAGATCCCAATCATTGTGCCAAGGCTCCACTAGATACTTACCAACAAGGTAAGATAGCATCACATCCCAATGATTGGGCCCAAGCTCCATTAGATTTTTACAAACACGAGGAGATGGCATCCCATCCCAGACACTGGGACAATGCTGCCTTGCAGTCAGATTGCAGAGTCACGGCTCTACAAAGCCCTCACTGCCAAGACCAGATTCCACCAGACAAAGAGCACCAGGCTGATGCTGTTTCTACTGAACATTGTGACAACACTGTTATGGTTCTTGATAACTGGGTCACGACTCTATCAGACACTGACCAACAAGTGGAGATTGAATCTGACGCCATCCACTGGGGCAAGGCTACAGTGGATCCACACCACAATTCCATAGGACCACTGAGTCCTGATAACCAGACCCTAATTTCACCAGATGTTGGGCTTCAGAATGAGGATATACCAGATCTAGAACATCAAAATGGCACCAAAATAGTCCAAGACATGATCACCAAGTCTCTCCCAGCTTCTTGCCATTGGGTTGAGGCTATACCAGATCCCAAACATTATATCACACCAGTAGACCTACACTATGAAACCAAGACTAAAATTGGGCTCAAGAATACTATCATGGATACACCAGGTCATGATCATGCAGTTGTACTTCCAGTTATTCCTGAACACCAAAATGAGGACATACTAAAGTTCTGCCATCAGAAAGATGCTGAATCCTTACTAGATCTGGATTATGAGTCCAAATTTGTAAGTGACCAAGAATCCATAGACATTTTGGACTCAGACCATCAGTCTAAAGCTCAGGAGGTTCCAGTCTATGGGGCCCTACTTCCTCTGATACCGGACTGCCAGGAAGAAAATTTATCAGACTACAATGACCAGGATGATGATGTACTATTACTTCCAAGCTCTGATACAGAAACTCTACCTCCATCAGATCTGGACAATGATGGTAAGATTCCACTGAGGACAAACTATCAGTCTAACATACTCCCAGCCTTTGATCATCAGACTGAAGAGGCACTGGATGCCCCAAACCAGGTAACTCTTCCCTCCATCCTGGATAAGGATTTTGAGATTTTATTGAATTCTGATAATTGTAACAAAACTCTCTTATTTTCCCAACACCAAACTATGCTGTCACCTGACAAACCAAAATTAAGACAGCCTTCATCATGCTCTGAAAAAGGAGTAGTTTCATCTAACCAAAATCAAAAGGCTATGCAAATGAGCACTAACTCCAAGATTCTGGACACAGTAGAACTCAATCTCCAGACTCCACAAAGATCTTGCCACTGGGCAGATGTTCCACTAGATTCCAAACACAAAGTGGCACATCAACAAAGTATAAGCCATCAACTCACACCTCCACCACGGCTAAAAAGTCTGGTTGAGGACCACCTGGACCTTAGACATCAGACTGAAACTCCACCAAGTTGTAAACATCAAGTAAAATGTCAACCATTCATGAATAATTGGGCTAGAAGTCCTAACCCCTTGACAGAAGATGGGAAAAACAAAGAATCTGCATGGTGTTTAACATACATCAAACCATATACCATTGAGGGTGGAAATATCTCTCACAGAACTATTAACAGTATCATTAGATCCATCCcccaggagaaaataaaaaacgACATCTATAAGCAACTTCTCCTACAGCATATGTCAGAATGTTCAAATTTTGAGAATGGCTTATGTCTAACATCTACTTATACAGTCTGCTTAATTTGTGCCTCTTGGATTCCTTATGGCTGTCCTCATGTTCAGGAAATGAAAGATGCTTGTAAAGCACAATTGTTGTCTATATCATCATTACTGCCTGGTTCCAAGGAGGAGATGAATGTGAAATTTATTTTACAAGTTCCTCAACTAGAAGCAGGCTGTGTTTTTACTGTCCCATATCCTGATTATGGTTTTTCTCACCATTTACACTATAAACCTGGGAAATCTTTTCATGTGCCACTTGGCACTTCTAAATCAATGACCTTCCTTCTCCAAGAACCTGGCACAAAACTTACTTGGCTCGATTTTATCCGTGGCAAGCCTTACCACCCATATGGGAAAAAACTAGCTGGAAGTCAACATTCACTCTTAGGGAAAATGCATATAAACTCCACCAGAGAAGAAGGGACAAGGGGATCtgagaaaatttttaaatctttattagaaagatttcaaaagaaaagaagtgcaaattaa